From a single Metopolophium dirhodum isolate CAU chromosome 6, ASM1992520v1, whole genome shotgun sequence genomic region:
- the LOC132947176 gene encoding ubiquitin-conjugating enzyme E2 T-like: MNLLNTPRLKKELGQLLNKPPFGIKVNVKEGSTSVLEAELHGPKDSPYENGIFKLQIELPVKYPFEPPRVTFITPVYHPNIDSGGRICLDILKMPPSGAWKPLINIEGVLVAICNLMNCPNPNDPLVLDIAKEFKNDKETFESKAKHYTKEHATSVTV; this comes from the exons tttattaaatacaccACGTTTGAAAAAAGAACTAGGCCAGTTACTTAACAAACCTCCTTTTGGTATTAAGGTGAACGTAAAAGAAGGATCAACCTCTGTTCTAGAAGCTg AACTCCATGGACCAAAAGATTCTCCATATGAAAATGGAATTTTCAAATTGCAGATAGAATTGCCAGTGaa GTATCCATTTGAACCTCCTAGAGTAACATTCATAACACCTGTTTATCATCCTAACATAGACAGTGGCGGCAGAATCTGtttggacattttaaaaatgcctCCATCTGGTGCATGGAAACCATTGATAAACATCGAAGGCGTATTGGTTGCGATATGCAATTTAATGAACTGTCCAAACCCTAATGATCCGCTGGTACTGGACATT GCAAAAGAATTTAAGAATGATAAAGAAACATTTGAATCCAAAGCTAAACACTATACCAAAGAACATGCCACTTCAGTCActgtatga